GTGCGTTGGTGAAATGCACCCTGCAGGCCTTGAAGGCCTCCATCAAAGGCCTGGCGCCGGGCTGGTCGGAAACCAGGCTTTTGAACACGCGAAGTCGGCTCCTGATAATTTCCAATCCTAGGCTCTTTGTGTCATTCCGGATAGACACCGCAGGCCGTGTCGGCGGTTAGAATTTCGGACAGGCGAATGTCTTGGATTTTGCGGACCGCCGCGCTGGCGATGTTGGCGGGCTCAGGCCTGACGGGCGGCTGTGAAGCCAGGGAGGCGCCGATGTCCATCCACGAAACGGGCGATCGGGGCGTGATCGCGATCGAGGATGCGACCGGCCTGTGGCGGGCGACCTCAGGCGACGGCGGGGCGACCTGCCTGATCGCGCTGAGCGGATTCGCCCGGTCAGAGGACACGACCAGCTATGGCGTCCATATCGAAGCCTGCGCCATTCAGCCCCTTGCAGCCGCCGTCGGCTGGCGGCCGGTCGTGGGCGGCTTCGAACTGATCGGTCCTGCGGGCAAGACGCTGGCGACTTTTGATCGTCGCGACGTTGACCTCTTCAATGCGGTTGAGGGCGGCTACCGTCTCGAACGCGCCCCGCTTGCCTAGGCCGGGCGTCAGACCAGGCCGAGCTTTTCATATAGTCCTTTGACCCGCGCCTGATAGGCGGCCGGAGAGAAGGCTGCCGCCTGTAGCTTCCCGCGTTCGACCAGGGCGGTGCGCAGGTCGTCGTCCTGGTCCAGGGCGACGATGCCGGCGCGCAGGGCGTCGACATCGTAGGGATCCACCAGGACCGCGGCGTCGCCCGCCACCTCGGGCAGGGAGCCCGCCGTCGAGGTCAAAACGGCGGTGCCCATGGTCATCGCTTCCAGCACCGGCAGGCCGAAACCTTCGTACAACGACGGAAAGAGCAGGGCCTTGGCTCCGCGGACCAGGCTGGCAAGCACCCCGGCGGGCAGATATTTGAGCTTCAGGATCCGCTTGCTCGCCGAGCCGTCGCCTTCCTGGACCTGATTCAGCAGGGCGACCTCGGGCTGGAACAGCCACCCGTCGCCGCCCGCGATGACCAGGGGCGTATCGACGCCGGAAGCCAGATAGGCCTCGATGGTGCGGCCGAGATTCTTGCGCGGCTCAATCGTGCCGTAGTGCAGGAAATAACCCTTCCACTCCAGGCCGAACGCGCCTTCCAGTTCGCGCGCCACCTCGGCGTCCGGACGGTCCATATGGCCGCGTGGCAGCTCGATGGCATGGTAGGTGTTGGTTATTCGCTCGGGCTCAACGCCCAGTATCGCCATGATGTCCGTCTTGGCGGATTCCGAACCCACGACAATGTGGTCCGCCTTGGCCGCGATGGCGCGGCATGTCCTGAGATACTGGGTCTTGTCGCTGAGCGACAGGTGCGGGAGCAGCAGGGGGATCAGGTCATGCAGCGTGTAGATATTCACCGCGCCCTTGCCGTGGAACGGCATTGTTGAGGTCCAGTGGCAGACGTCGGGGCGAGGAATGTCGGCAGAAGGTTTGAACTTCACCTCGGTCAGCTGACCGGTCTTCACGAATGAGCGATAGCCCGTGCGATAGAGGTCCTGGCTGGCCCAGAACATGCCCGCCTGCGGCGGAACCGCCCCGTCCCTGGGCCAGATGACATGCTCGCGCCGCACCGGCCACGCCGGCAGGCCGAACCGCGCGCGGGCGATCCGCACGCGCCGCTTCAGGGCAGTGGGGTGGCCGCCGTTCGAGGCGGGCCCGACCAGGGCGATCTCGTTGATCAGGCTTTCCCGCGACACCGGCGATTGCGGTCCATACAGAACCTGGGTTTCGATCCCCAGGCTGGACAGCGTCGTCAGCAGATTGCGGCCGTAGGTGGCGATGCCTGAGCCCTCGGCCAGGGAGAGGTCGCGTCCGTCCACGCAGGCGGTGATTTTCGACATACGGGACAGTCTCGATTCCGAAGGGCCGGGGACATTACCGGGCCATGGTTGCGGGGCAAGCGCGCCGGAATGATTTCCGGTGTGTTTGCGGATGGGCGCCGCGATCAGTCGGTGGGCGGCGCTCGCTTCCCCGCTCGCCGGGGCTTTCCAAGCAGCAGCGGCCCGTCCCGCTTGCGGGAGAGCGTGAGTTCAATGAGCCGCCATTCTGACCCCAATCGGAGGGCTGTCTCGATGTCGTCGGCCCGCGACGTTGTTCCCTGACCCGTCAAGCTCGACCGGAGTGTCTGGCACGCGGCCAGAAGTTCGGAGGCTCTGCGGGTTTCGGCGGACTCGTTCGGCTCCATCAGGCCGAGATCCTCAAGGCTGGCGAAGCGCCAGCCCTTTCCGGAATCATTGGCCAGGAACAGGGCCCATCGCTCCTCTGCGTTCAGGGTCTCGGCGACGAATTTCCACGTGCGCCCCCGGGCCGAGCGTGCGTATTGGCCAACTCGTGTCGGCAGACCATGTTTTTCGTACACGGACAGGGCCGCAGCCTCGATCTGGTTCAGCAGTGTGTGCACCGGTTGCGGTGCAGTCGGCTCTCCCTGAATGGACCACGGATCCTCGATCAGAACCGGGGAGTGATCGACACGCCCGGGCCGGCTCGCCAGCAGACGTCTGGCGAAGCCAAGCGGACCAATCGCCATCGGCTTAGTTAGTGGACAGCGTGCTGGTGACCGAGACGTCATAGATGACGCGCGTGAACGTCTGGACCAGGGTGAAGAATTTGCTCAGCTCCGCCGACCCGGAGCGCGGTACGTAGAAGATGTCGTCGGCCTGGATCTCGAAATTATTGGCGATGAACAGTCCTTCGGCCTCTTCAAGATTCAGGCGATAGACCACCGGGACGCCGCGTAGGGTGGCCGGTTGGGTCAGACCCAGGGCTTGGGCCACCTCAGGCCGCTCGAAACGAAACACGAGGACGGATCGGGCATTGGCGCTGTTGGTGTCCAGTCCGCCGACCTTGCTGATCGCGCCTGCGAGACTCAGGGGGCCGGCAAGCATGTCCACCTGAGTGACGGCGCCGAGGGCGCCGAAGGTGCTGAAGTGGCGCGGCGTATAGACCAGATTGATCTGGTCACCGCGCGCCAGCCGGATGTTTTCGTCGAAATCGGAAGTCACCACGGACAGGGGCGCACTGAACACCTGGCCGTTGCGCCGGATGGTTACGGTGACGTCTTCGGCAGGGCGCGGAACCCCGCCGCGATCGGCGATCACATCGACGATCCGGTTGGCGTTGGAGGAAAGGGGCGCGCGGCCGGGTTGGCGGACCTCTCCCAGGACAGTGACGGTGTTGTAGCTGTTCTGCTCCATGGCCACGATGACCTGGGGGTTTCCTACCTTGCCAACCAGGGCCTGACGAATGGCCGTTCCCGCTTCGGTCGTGGACAGGCCGGCGACCCGTACCCGTCCTGCGAATGGAATGGTCACAGATCCGCTGGAATCGACAGGAACTGCGGGCAGGGTCTGGCTGCCGGAACGGACGCCCGTCGAGGTCGAGCCGCCCGCGCCGAACAAGCTGCCGCCGGGATCGAAGATCGAGACCGCCAGCACGTCGCCAGGACCAATCTGGCCGCCCGGCGCATCGGACTCCCCGCCCGCCAGACTGCCCAGGAATTGACGGGGCTGAGCCTTGATCCGTTCGCTGACTGCGTAGTCCAGATCGACGATGACATAGCTGCCCTGGGTCGTCGCGTTGCTCGCGCCGCGTTCCACCGCGCTGCCCGTGGGGCCATCGCGTGGCAACGTGGAGCAGCCGCTGAGGACGGCGATCAGCGTCAGGGTCGACAGGGTTCGCAGGAGCGTGCTGGGCAGGGGCATGGTCCGCTGATTAAAGGCGTTTTGAGTGGCTAGCCAGTCCCGCGAAGACGATTTTCGCTTCCGGCGCGACGGCGGTCGATGGACGCGGCTTTCGACGTTCCCGGCGGTCGATGGACTTGGCGGAGCAGACCCTTGGGACTAGGTCATGAAAGCCTCCCTCCCAGCTGAAAGCGACGCCTGATGCGCCTGTCACCTTCCGGATTCCTGGTCGCTGTCGCCTCTCTGGCTCTCGCGGCCTGTCAGGGACTGGGCGCGACGGGCTTTTCCGGGGCGGCGTCGGTGGATGCACCTCCTGTCTCCGCACCCGCCGTCCCGCCCGCGCGCGGTCCCTTTGTCGCCGCCGCCAATCCGCTGGCGGTGCAGGCGGGGCTCGACGTGTTGAAGCGCGGCGGATCAGCCGTCGATGCAGCGGTCGCGGTCCAGGCGGTGCTGGGCCTGGTCGAGCCGCAGTCGTCGGGTCTCGGCGGCGGCGCCTTCATGATGGTCTATGACGCCGCGACGAAGGAGGTCACCGCCTATGACGGGCGCGAGACGGCGCCGGCCGCCGCGACGCCCGAGCTGTTCTATGAGGACGGCAAGCCTTTGCCGTTCCAGCAGGCGGTGCTCAGCGGCCGCTCCACCGGCGTGCCCGGCGCCGTGGCCATGCTCGGCCTGGCCCAGAAGGCCCACGGCAAACTGGCGTGGAGCGCGCTGTTCGGAGACGCCGAACGTCTGGCCCGCGACGGCTTCGTGGTCAGCCCGCGTCTGGCGAGCATGATCGCCCTGCCTGCCAACTACGGTCAGGGTCACACCCGCTGGGCCGACGCCTATTTTACCAAGCCGGACGGAACCCGCTACGTCGCCGGCGACGTCATCAGGAACCCCGCCTATGCCGAGACCGTCGCCACCCTGGCGCGTGACGGCGCCCGCGCCCTCTATGAGGGGCCTATCGCCGAGGCCATCGTCGCCGCCACCCACGAGGCGCCGCGTCCCGGTTCGCTGACGACCGCTGACCTCGCAGGCTACACGCCCATCGAGCGCGGTGCCTTGTGCCGGCCGTTCCGGGTCTATGTCATCTGCGTGCCGCCGCCGCCGTCCAGCGGGGTTGCCGTGCTTCAGTTGCTGGAGATGTCGGAATATGCGCCGGACCTTGCTTGGGGGCCGGACAATGCGGCGTCCTGGGTCGCCTTCGCCCAGCTGCAGCGGTTGATGTACGCCGACCGCGACCGCTACGTCGGCGACCCGGCCTTCGTCGGGGTGCCGGT
The genomic region above belongs to Brevundimonas goettingensis and contains:
- a CDS encoding glycosyltransferase family 4 protein; the protein is MSKITACVDGRDLSLAEGSGIATYGRNLLTTLSSLGIETQVLYGPQSPVSRESLINEIALVGPASNGGHPTALKRRVRIARARFGLPAWPVRREHVIWPRDGAVPPQAGMFWASQDLYRTGYRSFVKTGQLTEVKFKPSADIPRPDVCHWTSTMPFHGKGAVNIYTLHDLIPLLLPHLSLSDKTQYLRTCRAIAAKADHIVVGSESAKTDIMAILGVEPERITNTYHAIELPRGHMDRPDAEVARELEGAFGLEWKGYFLHYGTIEPRKNLGRTIEAYLASGVDTPLVIAGGDGWLFQPEVALLNQVQEGDGSASKRILKLKYLPAGVLASLVRGAKALLFPSLYEGFGLPVLEAMTMGTAVLTSTAGSLPEVAGDAAVLVDPYDVDALRAGIVALDQDDDLRTALVERGKLQAAAFSPAAYQARVKGLYEKLGLV
- a CDS encoding polysaccharide biosynthesis/export family protein, with product MPLPSTLLRTLSTLTLIAVLSGCSTLPRDGPTGSAVERGASNATTQGSYVIVDLDYAVSERIKAQPRQFLGSLAGGESDAPGGQIGPGDVLAVSIFDPGGSLFGAGGSTSTGVRSGSQTLPAVPVDSSGSVTIPFAGRVRVAGLSTTEAGTAIRQALVGKVGNPQVIVAMEQNSYNTVTVLGEVRQPGRAPLSSNANRIVDVIADRGGVPRPAEDVTVTIRRNGQVFSAPLSVVTSDFDENIRLARGDQINLVYTPRHFSTFGALGAVTQVDMLAGPLSLAGAISKVGGLDTNSANARSVLVFRFERPEVAQALGLTQPATLRGVPVVYRLNLEEAEGLFIANNFEIQADDIFYVPRSGSAELSKFFTLVQTFTRVIYDVSVTSTLSTN
- a CDS encoding gamma-glutamyltransferase family protein encodes the protein MRLSPSGFLVAVASLALAACQGLGATGFSGAASVDAPPVSAPAVPPARGPFVAAANPLAVQAGLDVLKRGGSAVDAAVAVQAVLGLVEPQSSGLGGGAFMMVYDAATKEVTAYDGRETAPAAATPELFYEDGKPLPFQQAVLSGRSTGVPGAVAMLGLAQKAHGKLAWSALFGDAERLARDGFVVSPRLASMIALPANYGQGHTRWADAYFTKPDGTRYVAGDVIRNPAYAETVATLARDGARALYEGPIAEAIVAATHEAPRPGSLTTADLAGYTPIERGALCRPFRVYVICVPPPPSSGVAVLQLLEMSEYAPDLAWGPDNAASWVAFAQLQRLMYADRDRYVGDPAFVGVPVEGLLDEDYVAGRAELASGLTGAATAGTPPGGVFRGGDVTREPGGTSHMVIIDAQGNAVSMTTTVESIFGSGRMVDGFFLNNQLTDFSFTPTRADGGQAANAVAAGKRPRSSMSPLIIMDQQGNLVGAMGSPGGSSILAYNAKGLIGTLVWGLPVQAAFNLPNLVAKGDGFGADTERFSPALREGMDAAGIHIQPNASENSGLHGALWRRAADGTWGWDGGADDRREGQARTH